CTGCTGACCCAGACACTCGGGGGACGAGGGCGGTACGGCGTACCGGGTGGTCGGGACGTGCTGACCGACGCGGGGGTCACCACGCTGGTGCGGCCGGGCACCTTGCACGATTACGGTGTCGAACCGGAGTACAGGCAGTGGCATTTTCTCTTCGTGCACTTCCATTCCAAGCCCGACTGGCTGCCGTTGCTGGATTGGCCGGAGGTTGCCCCGGGCATCCATCAGCTTCGGGCCGGTGAGCAGGCTTTCGATCGGATCACCGAGAACCTGCACGCCTGCGTCCGCTACCAGGACAGCGTGCTGCCGCAGGGCGAACTGCTCAGCGTCAACGCCCTCGAAGCCGCCCTGCTGTGGTGCGACACCCAGAATCCGTCGGCCGCCCAGATCGACGACCGCCTGCTCCGCGCGATCGAGCTGGTCGACCGCGACCTGCGCGCCGACCTGGACGTCGCCGTCCTGGCCCGGGCCGCGAACCTCTCCGTCTCCCGCTTCGCCCATCTCTTCCGCGAACAACTCGGCGTCACCCCGCAGCGCTTCGTCGAACGCCGCCGCCTCGACGCCGCCTGCCGCCTCCTCGAGCTCACCACCCGCCCGGTCGCCACCATCGCCGCCGAGGTCGGCTTCACCAACCCGCTGTACTTCTCCACCCGCTTCCGCCAGCACACCGGCCTCCCCCCGACCACCTACCGCCGCCGCTGAGCCGCTGCCTCTACGCTCTAGCCATGAATTCACGTTCTGGCCTGGCCGCGCTGGCCGTGCTCGCTGTTGTCGGACTCGCCGCCTGTGCCCCGGAGGACAACGCCGGCGGTGGGGCCACCACCCCGCCCGCCGCCGATGCCTGCAGCAAGGACCAACTGGCGGTCAAGT
The window above is part of the Kribbella voronezhensis genome. Proteins encoded here:
- a CDS encoding helix-turn-helix domain-containing protein — translated: MNLRDPAESYTPTVRRLLAGEFDERAGYATYRSRGTTDFLLTQTLGGRGRYGVPGGRDVLTDAGVTTLVRPGTLHDYGVEPEYRQWHFLFVHFHSKPDWLPLLDWPEVAPGIHQLRAGEQAFDRITENLHACVRYQDSVLPQGELLSVNALEAALLWCDTQNPSAAQIDDRLLRAIELVDRDLRADLDVAVLARAANLSVSRFAHLFREQLGVTPQRFVERRRLDAACRLLELTTRPVATIAAEVGFTNPLYFSTRFRQHTGLPPTTYRRR